The following are encoded in a window of Gammaproteobacteria bacterium genomic DNA:
- the ribE gene encoding 6,7-dimethyl-8-ribityllumazine synthase, which produces MTEVRDVRSVEGKLSAEGIRFGIVAGRFNSFIVDSLVTGALDTLVRHGATPANIVVVRVPGAFEIPLAAARMATSGRYDALLAIGAVIRGGTPHFEYVASECVKGLSQVMLKHEIPVAFGVLTVDTIEQAIERAGTKAGNKGAEAALSAIEMVQVLRGLGE; this is translated from the coding sequence GTGACTGAAGTGAGAGATGTCAGGAGTGTGGAAGGAAAGTTGAGCGCCGAAGGTATTCGTTTCGGAATTGTGGCGGGGCGTTTTAATAGTTTTATCGTAGACAGTCTGGTGACGGGGGCGTTGGATACTTTGGTGCGTCACGGCGCGACACCTGCCAATATTGTGGTGGTACGGGTACCGGGGGCCTTTGAGATTCCACTGGCTGCGGCACGGATGGCAACTAGTGGTCGTTATGACGCTTTGTTAGCCATTGGTGCGGTGATTCGTGGCGGGACTCCCCATTTCGAATATGTGGCCTCAGAGTGCGTCAAGGGATTGTCCCAAGTGATGCTCAAACATGAAATTCCTGTTGCTTTTGGGGTACTCACGGTAGATACCATTGAGCAGGCCATTGAGCGAGCCGGGACCAAGGCGGGTAATAAAGGGGCAGAAGCGGCTCTTTCGGCCATTGAGATGGTTCAGGTTCTACGTGGACTTGGCGAGTGA
- the nusB gene encoding transcription antitermination protein NusB gives MNSGPPGHRRGPSPAQARTKSRRAALQALYQWQVGKQSIVEIEAWFLAEQDLRGADLSYFRELLYRIPACVGELDGAILPLAERVLNDIDTVELTALRIGVYELSYRRDIPYRVVIDESIELIKRFGAEEGYRFVNGIIDRLARQLRSAEIE, from the coding sequence GTGAATTCAGGACCTCCCGGACATAGACGCGGACCTTCTCCCGCGCAGGCGCGTACCAAATCGCGGCGCGCGGCCTTACAAGCCCTTTACCAATGGCAAGTTGGGAAACAATCCATTGTTGAGATCGAGGCGTGGTTTCTCGCCGAACAAGATCTACGCGGTGCGGATTTGAGTTACTTCCGAGAATTGTTATACCGGATACCAGCCTGTGTTGGGGAGCTAGATGGGGCGATCCTGCCGCTGGCCGAGCGAGTGCTGAATGACATCGATACGGTGGAGCTAACAGCATTACGGATTGGAGTCTACGAATTGTCCTACCGACGTGATATCCCATATCGCGTGGTAATCGATGAGTCCATCGAGCTGATTAAGCGTTTTGGTGCCGAGGAAGGTTATCGTTTTGTTAACGGTATTATCGATCGGCTTGCGCGTCAATTACGTTCGGCAGAGATCGAGTAG
- a CDS encoding hypothetical protein (Evidence 5 : Unknown function) codes for MAINFFVLDLFGIFIVFSVLATVFYGFYGVLGIVSGDSRFGFHRLVVITKRYLNNF; via the coding sequence TTGGCGATAAATTTTTTCGTATTGGATCTATTTGGGATCTTTATTGTTTTTAGTGTTCTGGCGACAGTGTTTTATGGCTTTTATGGGGTGTTGGGTATTGTTTCTGGAGATTCTCGTTTTGGTTTTCATCGCTTGGTTGTAATAACTAAACGTTATTTGAATAACTTTTGA
- a CDS encoding NADH dehydrogenase I subunit M: MSLLTLLLVLPLLGAMLIALVPPQRERWIRNLALTVSVATMILAVWIAHLFDPLLGGLQFFVKVPWQLRLGSYFSLGVDGLSLPLVLLAVVLNVVALLASVQDRIKGYTIAMLLLESALLGVFMAQDWSLFYVFWELTLLPLFILINRWGGKRRGQAALNFMLYTMGGSVFMLIGLLIAFDAAGVHTFAMAEMSVGLQNASPRTQLLIFLGFFIGFGVKMPIFPLHGWLPLAHVEAPSSVSILLSGVLLKMGSYGLIRAGAMLPHAMVSMQGVLGTLALINLLYGGLLAWRQSDLKAMIAYSSISHMGVVLLGLAALNTAGVTGAVVQMVAHGLAAGALFLIVGLLYQRTHTRDASHYGGLVHVTPRFALFTTMAFLGAVGIPGTAGFVAELHAIVGSFQRWGGVAVVLSLGMLISAAYGVRTVGYLFSGSVAPGMNKISDLNRSELVAVGMLTTGMVGLGLAPLPLLSMIETSVTRFNSLFAGYL, from the coding sequence ATGTCGTTGTTGACCCTTCTACTGGTTCTTCCCCTCCTGGGGGCGATGCTGATTGCCCTGGTCCCCCCTCAACGGGAGCGGTGGATCAGAAACCTAGCTCTGACGGTTTCGGTCGCCACCATGATACTGGCGGTCTGGATCGCCCACCTTTTCGACCCACTCCTGGGTGGTTTGCAGTTCTTCGTCAAGGTTCCTTGGCAGCTTCGCCTGGGTAGCTATTTCTCCTTGGGAGTAGATGGGCTTTCTTTGCCTTTAGTACTTCTTGCCGTCGTGCTCAATGTGGTTGCTCTGCTTGCCTCGGTTCAGGACCGCATTAAGGGTTACACCATCGCCATGTTGCTCCTAGAGTCCGCCTTATTGGGGGTGTTCATGGCCCAGGATTGGTCCCTGTTCTACGTCTTCTGGGAGTTGACCCTGTTGCCCCTGTTTATCCTTATCAATCGTTGGGGGGGGAAGCGACGAGGGCAGGCAGCCCTCAATTTTATGCTCTATACCATGGGCGGATCGGTGTTCATGCTCATTGGCCTATTGATTGCCTTTGACGCTGCTGGAGTCCACACCTTCGCCATGGCGGAAATGAGCGTGGGTCTGCAAAATGCCTCTCCCAGAACTCAGCTTCTGATCTTCTTAGGTTTCTTTATTGGTTTCGGCGTCAAGATGCCAATCTTTCCCCTCCACGGTTGGCTACCACTTGCCCATGTGGAGGCCCCCAGCTCGGTAAGTATCCTGCTCTCTGGTGTGCTTTTGAAGATGGGTTCCTATGGACTCATCCGTGCTGGGGCGATGTTGCCCCACGCCATGGTGTCGATGCAGGGCGTGCTTGGTACCCTGGCTCTAATCAACTTGCTCTATGGTGGCCTCCTCGCTTGGCGGCAGAGTGACCTCAAGGCGATGATTGCCTACTCCTCGATCAGTCACATGGGCGTGGTGCTTCTGGGTCTCGCCGCCCTCAACACTGCTGGTGTTACCGGTGCCGTGGTACAGATGGTGGCTCACGGTTTAGCGGCTGGGGCGCTTTTTCTCATCGTTGGCCTACTTTACCAGCGCACCCACACCCGTGATGCGAGCCACTATGGTGGCTTGGTCCATGTCACCCCGCGCTTCGCTCTGTTTACCACCATGGCCTTTCTGGGAGCGGTGGGTATTCCTGGTACCGCTGGTTTTGTGGCGGAACTTCACGCCATCGTCGGTAGTTTCCAGCGCTGGGGTGGCGTGGCGGTGGTACTTAGCTTGGGTATGTTGATTAGCGCTGCCTATGGGGTGCGTACCGTGGGCTACCTTTTCAGCGGTTCCGTTGCCCCAGGTATGAACAAGATCTCCGACCTCAACCGCAGTGAGTTGGTGGCGGTGGGTATGCTAACCACGGGCATGGTGGGATTGGGTCTGGCGCCCCTCCCTTTGCTTTCTATGATCGAGACTTCGGTGACCCGCTTTAACTCGCTATTTGCGGGATACTTGTGA
- a CDS encoding conserved hypothetical protein (Evidence 4 : Unknown function but conserved in other organisms), whose protein sequence is MAAYSSRRERLIHAVHHLEHILPDQAPLQDFVHHNTLHGYQHLPFPDALVAAYKVTGILGYLSPESFRALLAQERITMSDLEAVLQATPWLNAEESLGPCRRLDVYRTALLQDLDPIPPSRLAWELERVTEHGLWQGCLDVLHLPHDPNHIEEILHLSEERAQALLDRLPGEKADGTSRSAAELHRESEHLLHLLIDQVGVTLTVRGLLMALTGQDILVEVRPYLVRQLAAFLDQGLSPWPLPGREKGFYAAWRQVALADPNYRLEELPDWYETIEQLPEEAVDAVEQLLSQLGLPEKRWEGYLKRLALELPGWSGMVQWRRNRPGYLGFTSPTTVDYLAVRLVLEQLTAVRLCRAHWRLGPRLDLLSWHFRRARAELVMRWYLFNDEIPEYLASRVQMFLRRAKENPVSNEEWQRLAHLYLTWRLSQGEQGKFSVCRHAWPLFLLTRSLGLTEDKLRQGGYPLAKVLLDTLSRLTPERVGYLWLQAYERPYREAILAGVAANHGRGRWAFRKECPVAQVVFCMDDREEGFRRHLEERNPSVETLGAAGFFGVPMNWQGLDDAGFTALCPVVVTPVNIVREQPQGNAADLSRRHSHRRGLRLRWRDRFLRLSHRGVVTPALLSLLMASWALIGLVGRLMAPLGMGRLLSALRVRFDLTVPSTLNFIAPAEDRTPSPEQPREGFTDTEQATRVEGMLRTMGLTYGFAPLVVIMGHGSSSQNNPHLSAYDCGACSGRHGGPNARLFAAMANRPIVRDILATRGITIPDTTWFLGTERDTGSEEITWYDLDQLPTGLREGLAVLRHDLDATRALSAHERCRRLASAPRHPTPIQALAHVAGRTVDFSQARPELGHVTNAVALIGRRSVTQGVFFDRRMFLISYDPTQDPEGKIVEGILLAAGPVGAGISLEYYFSTVNNDRFGCGTKVVHNVTGFFGVMEGTSSDLRTGLPRQMVEIHEAMRLLVIVEQKPGVLTAICQRQRIVAELVLNAWIQLAALDPENGDIAVFNPEMGRWESWQGSNTPLPRAESSPAWYGGCDGPLAPALIRQPEERTHG, encoded by the coding sequence ATGGCAGCATATTCCTCACGCCGGGAGAGGTTGATCCACGCTGTCCACCACCTGGAGCACATCCTTCCAGATCAGGCCCCACTCCAGGATTTCGTGCATCACAATACCCTGCACGGCTATCAACACCTACCTTTTCCCGATGCCTTGGTTGCGGCATACAAGGTCACCGGTATTCTTGGTTATTTGTCCCCGGAGAGTTTCCGCGCCCTGTTAGCCCAGGAGCGTATCACCATGTCCGACCTGGAGGCGGTGCTCCAGGCCACTCCTTGGCTCAATGCCGAAGAGTCCCTAGGACCGTGTCGGCGGTTGGATGTTTACCGAACGGCTCTACTCCAGGATCTGGACCCGATTCCCCCCTCTCGGTTGGCTTGGGAGCTAGAAAGGGTAACGGAGCATGGATTGTGGCAAGGGTGCCTTGATGTTTTACACCTCCCCCATGACCCTAATCACATCGAAGAAATCCTGCACCTGAGCGAGGAGCGAGCCCAAGCCCTCCTTGATCGTTTACCTGGGGAGAAAGCCGACGGTACCTCCCGTAGTGCTGCTGAACTGCATCGAGAATCAGAACACCTACTTCATCTCCTGATAGACCAGGTGGGGGTTACCCTTACCGTGAGGGGGCTGCTAATGGCCCTAACCGGTCAAGACATCCTGGTTGAGGTGCGTCCCTATCTGGTGCGGCAACTGGCGGCCTTCCTGGATCAGGGCCTCTCTCCTTGGCCCTTACCCGGGCGGGAAAAAGGGTTCTATGCGGCCTGGCGGCAGGTGGCTTTGGCCGACCCCAACTATCGGTTGGAAGAACTCCCTGACTGGTACGAGACCATTGAACAGCTTCCCGAAGAGGCTGTGGACGCAGTGGAACAACTGCTCTCCCAGTTGGGATTGCCAGAGAAGCGCTGGGAGGGGTATTTAAAGCGTCTGGCCTTGGAATTACCCGGCTGGTCCGGCATGGTCCAGTGGCGACGCAACCGCCCCGGTTATCTGGGTTTTACCTCGCCCACGACGGTGGACTACCTAGCGGTGCGCCTGGTGCTCGAACAGCTCACCGCCGTGCGTCTGTGTCGAGCGCACTGGCGATTGGGACCCCGTCTGGACCTGCTCTCCTGGCACTTCCGTCGCGCACGCGCCGAGCTGGTGATGCGTTGGTACCTATTCAACGATGAGATCCCCGAATACCTGGCCAGTCGCGTACAAATGTTCCTGCGTCGGGCGAAAGAAAACCCGGTGAGTAACGAGGAATGGCAGCGATTGGCCCATCTGTATCTGACTTGGCGGTTAAGTCAGGGTGAGCAGGGGAAGTTCAGCGTTTGTCGTCATGCCTGGCCGTTATTTCTGCTGACGCGCAGCCTGGGACTGACGGAAGACAAACTCCGGCAGGGTGGGTATCCCTTGGCGAAGGTGCTACTGGATACCCTCTCGCGCCTGACCCCGGAACGGGTAGGTTACCTCTGGCTTCAGGCCTACGAACGTCCCTATCGGGAGGCAATCCTCGCCGGGGTGGCGGCCAATCACGGGCGAGGACGTTGGGCCTTTCGCAAGGAATGTCCGGTGGCGCAGGTGGTCTTCTGCATGGATGATCGAGAAGAGGGCTTCCGTCGTCATCTGGAGGAGCGCAACCCTTCTGTGGAAACTCTTGGGGCTGCAGGATTTTTCGGCGTCCCCATGAATTGGCAAGGGCTAGATGATGCAGGGTTCACCGCCTTGTGTCCGGTGGTGGTGACCCCGGTAAACATAGTACGAGAACAGCCTCAAGGGAACGCTGCCGATCTATCTCGGCGTCATAGTCACCGGCGGGGGTTACGCTTACGTTGGCGAGATCGGTTTCTGCGTCTTTCTCACCGAGGCGTGGTAACTCCGGCACTACTCTCCCTGTTGATGGCGTCATGGGCGTTGATAGGCTTGGTCGGAAGGCTTATGGCCCCTCTGGGGATGGGGCGGTTACTCTCCGCCCTTCGGGTACGTTTCGACTTGACCGTGCCCAGTACCTTGAATTTCATCGCCCCGGCGGAAGATCGTACCCCTAGCCCGGAACAACCCCGTGAAGGTTTTACCGATACCGAACAGGCCACCCGTGTGGAGGGAATGCTACGTACTATGGGGTTGACCTATGGCTTCGCCCCCCTGGTGGTAATTATGGGGCACGGCTCTAGCAGTCAGAACAATCCCCACCTGTCGGCCTACGATTGCGGTGCCTGTAGTGGTCGTCATGGTGGTCCCAATGCTCGTCTCTTTGCTGCCATGGCCAACCGTCCAATAGTGCGCGACATATTGGCCACTCGAGGCATCACCATCCCCGATACGACTTGGTTTTTAGGGACAGAGCGCGACACTGGCAGTGAGGAGATCACCTGGTACGACCTGGACCAACTCCCCACCGGGTTACGGGAGGGGTTGGCGGTGCTACGCCACGACCTGGACGCGACCCGGGCACTCTCTGCCCATGAACGCTGCCGCCGTCTTGCTTCCGCCCCTCGCCACCCAACCCCGATCCAGGCGTTGGCCCATGTGGCGGGTCGAACGGTGGACTTTAGTCAGGCCAGACCCGAACTGGGCCACGTTACCAACGCGGTGGCCCTGATTGGCCGCCGTTCGGTCACCCAAGGGGTATTTTTCGACCGCCGCATGTTTCTCATCTCCTACGACCCGACCCAAGACCCGGAGGGAAAGATCGTGGAGGGCATCCTCCTTGCCGCTGGACCAGTGGGCGCGGGGATCAGTCTGGAATACTATTTTTCTACTGTGAATAATGACCGCTTTGGCTGTGGCACTAAGGTGGTACACAACGTTACCGGCTTTTTTGGCGTTATGGAGGGGACGAGTTCCGATCTGCGTACTGGCCTGCCTCGGCAGATGGTCGAGATTCACGAGGCCATGCGCCTATTGGTGATCGTGGAGCAGAAACCCGGGGTACTTACCGCCATTTGCCAGCGTCAGCGCATCGTGGCGGAACTGGTACTTAATGCCTGGATCCAACTGGCGGCCCTGGATCCCGAAAACGGTGACATTGCCGTTTTCAATCCTGAAATGGGCCGGTGGGAGTCTTGGCAAGGTAGCAACACCCCCCTGCCCCGTGCGGAGAGTTCTCCTGCTTGGTATGGCGGTTGCGACGGTCCACTCGCGCCTGCCCTTATTCGTCAACCTGAGGAACGTACCCATGGTTGA
- a CDS encoding conserved membrane hypothetical protein (Evidence 4 : Unknown function but conserved in other organisms), translating to MVESLVVWIPGLPALVAASIVVGWFTGRNREEAGERATALLATGATVLSLLLLLVLDAAALMMENAPGQVSYRPWLESGDFQVMFSFTLDRLSLAMATLVATIAVLTLRFSVNYMHREGGFQRFFAVLCLFVAAMLLIVLAGNGVMMFVGWEVAGLSSYLLIGYAYDRSIATGNAVRALVTNRFGDAGFIVGIVLTHHWLLGLEWPQIVAHVQQVDNLHVGLIAGGFMLAALAKSGQFPFVGWLPRALEGPTPSSAIFYGSLMVHAGVYLLLRLEPLLVEVPVIMGLLVCLGGVTTFYGFFSGLAQTDVKSALLFSTQSQVGMMFLACGMGWFEFAFWHMLAHAAWRAYLFLNAPAYMHLVHGPVRHVPSWLANNLFLYAAATRRFWVDTLEEQLIIRPTQALSQDVQTFDDLVIDRMVGHIHGGRNPSSLEEWEAQRQKFHENEGIDIDFAWGRGILGNMLERIASQLHRFEERLLLGSGGDGLLQSLRRLGHILELTDNLLEQPRYLLLLVVLTFVVIL from the coding sequence ATGGTTGAGTCTCTCGTGGTCTGGATCCCCGGTTTACCCGCCCTAGTCGCTGCCAGCATTGTCGTGGGGTGGTTCACCGGTCGAAATCGTGAGGAGGCGGGAGAAAGGGCTACTGCCCTGTTGGCTACGGGGGCGACGGTGCTTTCCTTGCTGTTGCTCCTGGTGCTGGATGCTGCTGCCCTGATGATGGAAAACGCCCCGGGCCAGGTGTCGTATCGCCCCTGGCTGGAAAGTGGAGACTTCCAGGTAATGTTTAGCTTTACCCTGGACCGGTTGAGTTTGGCCATGGCAACTCTGGTGGCAACGATTGCCGTCCTCACCCTGCGTTTTTCGGTCAACTACATGCATCGAGAGGGGGGATTTCAGCGTTTTTTCGCCGTGCTCTGCCTATTCGTGGCCGCCATGTTGCTCATTGTGTTGGCTGGCAACGGGGTAATGATGTTCGTGGGTTGGGAGGTGGCGGGGCTTTCCTCCTACCTCCTCATCGGCTATGCCTATGACCGTTCTATCGCTACCGGCAATGCCGTTCGTGCCTTGGTTACCAATCGATTTGGTGATGCGGGTTTTATCGTGGGTATTGTCCTTACCCACCACTGGTTGCTGGGTCTGGAATGGCCGCAGATCGTTGCCCATGTTCAGCAAGTCGATAATCTTCATGTAGGATTGATCGCTGGTGGATTTATGCTGGCGGCCTTGGCCAAGTCTGGCCAATTCCCTTTTGTCGGATGGTTGCCCCGCGCCCTGGAAGGTCCCACCCCTTCAAGCGCCATTTTCTATGGGTCTCTCATGGTCCACGCTGGGGTCTATCTGCTGCTCCGATTGGAGCCCCTGTTGGTGGAGGTGCCGGTGATAATGGGCCTCCTCGTCTGTCTAGGGGGAGTGACCACTTTCTACGGCTTTTTCTCCGGTTTGGCTCAGACCGATGTTAAAAGTGCCCTGCTCTTTTCTACTCAGAGTCAGGTGGGGATGATGTTTCTAGCCTGTGGTATGGGGTGGTTCGAGTTTGCTTTCTGGCACATGCTAGCCCACGCCGCTTGGCGGGCTTACCTCTTCTTGAACGCCCCGGCTTACATGCATTTGGTGCATGGTCCAGTGCGGCACGTACCCTCCTGGTTGGCGAATAACCTCTTTCTGTATGCAGCGGCGACGCGACGCTTTTGGGTGGACACCTTAGAGGAACAACTCATCATCCGTCCTACTCAGGCCCTGTCCCAGGACGTACAGACCTTTGACGATCTGGTGATTGACCGCATGGTGGGTCACATCCACGGTGGTCGTAATCCCTCTTCTCTGGAGGAGTGGGAGGCGCAACGTCAGAAGTTTCACGAAAATGAAGGCATTGATATTGATTTCGCCTGGGGCCGTGGGATCCTGGGCAATATGTTGGAACGGATTGCCTCCCAGTTGCATCGCTTTGAGGAGCGCCTGTTATTGGGGAGCGGTGGGGATGGTCTCTTGCAGAGTTTGCGACGCCTGGGTCACATTCTGGAATTAACGGATAATTTGTTGGAACAGCCGCGTTATTTGTTGCTTCTCGTGGTTCTGACCTTCGTCGTAATCCTCTAA
- a CDS encoding NADH dehydrogenase I subunit M encodes MIISEIPWSSQIGFPILGVMQFLPVLGAILLVVTRRSQLAVFMALVLGLVELGLALTLRHTFVPNQPGLQLVERLPIIGLLNYHSGVDGIGVLFMLLTAFLSFMVVVYGIFIRRFEFLPRYLAVVLAMEALIMGQFATVDLLWFTLLTLTQTVFSGQLLRVWATSSEEGPAVARFYQFMGVSLLLLITATLLLGWQHAMASGGFWCSDLPSLSAIELPPALQSVIFYLLLYGLAIRIPMFPLHAWLPLVAEHGTVASAMVLLLGLKTGVYGLIRFVFPLLPYAVEQWHGYVIAIAATGIFYTALLALMQQNLRRLVAYAVVSHTSILVIGLFSLQAPAFQGSIILAANFGLAISTLLFTLGMVYMRTNTMQLSKLGGIFDFLPGIAIAFLVASLAIAGMPGTPGFDAAHLILDAAIHTFGALVTITAALGNVAAVSCLLWAFQHTFLAHPSPKEVITLARASAVETAFVVVMIVVQLVAGFHSEPWLGLVDRASRELATPYQSERKPE; translated from the coding sequence ATGATCATTTCCGAGATCCCCTGGTCGAGCCAAATAGGTTTTCCTATTCTGGGAGTAATGCAATTCCTTCCTGTCTTGGGGGCGATTCTGCTCGTTGTCACTCGTCGGAGCCAACTGGCGGTATTCATGGCCTTAGTTCTAGGTCTCGTCGAGCTAGGGTTGGCCCTAACTCTTCGTCACACCTTCGTCCCTAACCAACCTGGTCTTCAGTTGGTGGAACGGCTGCCCATCATCGGTCTCCTGAACTACCATTCTGGAGTGGATGGTATTGGTGTGCTGTTCATGCTGCTCACGGCCTTTCTCTCGTTTATGGTGGTGGTGTACGGCATTTTTATTCGTCGTTTTGAGTTTCTTCCGCGCTATCTTGCCGTGGTGCTGGCCATGGAGGCCCTGATCATGGGCCAGTTTGCGACCGTGGACCTGCTCTGGTTCACCCTGCTTACCCTGACGCAAACAGTATTTTCTGGGCAGCTACTCAGGGTGTGGGCCACTTCTTCAGAGGAGGGTCCGGCGGTGGCGCGTTTCTACCAATTCATGGGCGTGTCTCTGCTCTTGCTCATCACTGCGACCCTGCTTCTAGGTTGGCAACATGCGATGGCCAGCGGTGGTTTCTGGTGTTCTGACCTTCCGAGTCTCTCTGCCATTGAACTGCCGCCAGCTTTGCAATCGGTGATCTTCTACCTGTTGCTTTATGGTTTGGCCATTCGTATCCCTATGTTTCCCCTTCACGCTTGGTTGCCCCTTGTAGCGGAACATGGCACGGTGGCTTCGGCCATGGTGCTGCTATTGGGGTTGAAGACCGGGGTGTATGGCTTGATTCGCTTCGTCTTTCCGTTGCTGCCATACGCGGTGGAGCAATGGCACGGTTATGTCATTGCCATTGCCGCCACTGGTATTTTTTATACCGCTCTCCTTGCTCTCATGCAGCAGAACCTGCGTCGACTTGTGGCCTACGCCGTGGTGAGTCATACCAGCATCTTGGTGATTGGTCTGTTCAGTCTTCAGGCCCCCGCTTTTCAGGGAAGTATCATCCTGGCGGCGAATTTTGGTTTGGCGATCTCCACCCTGCTTTTCACTCTAGGCATGGTGTACATGCGTACCAATACCATGCAGTTATCCAAACTGGGGGGAATATTTGACTTCCTACCCGGGATTGCTATTGCTTTTCTGGTGGCCAGTTTGGCTATCGCTGGTATGCCGGGTACCCCTGGTTTTGACGCCGCCCATCTCATACTAGATGCCGCGATTCACACCTTTGGCGCCCTGGTGACCATTACTGCCGCTTTGGGTAATGTCGCGGCGGTAAGCTGTCTGCTGTGGGCCTTTCAGCATACTTTTCTCGCCCACCCGTCCCCCAAAGAGGTGATTACCTTGGCACGGGCTAGTGCCGTGGAGACGGCCTTCGTCGTGGTGATGATTGTGGTGCAGCTAGTGGCGGGGTTTCACTCGGAACCGTGGTTAGGGTTAGTAGATCGGGCCAGTCGAGAGTTGGCCACGCCTTACCAGAGCGAAAGGAAACCAGAATGA
- a CDS encoding NADH dehydrogenase subunit M → MMDMPYLSLLIALPLVGAVLLGVVPVRGRIREVALLVTLVELALALATLMAVDPNSHAFQLQEELPWIPDLNIHYRVGVDGLSALFLPFTALLFAGVIVASPVIQILPRLHFSMLLFLEGATIGVFTALDTMLFFLFWELTLAPVYFLVSLWGIGPRRREAATKYTLLMLVGGVPLLFGFLMAALAHVEPLFDLPSLLAHPLPPSLQTMVFLLLLVGFGVKTPVLPFHTWLPSVAMQGPTGVVAVMTGLKLGAYGLLRFAIPMAPEAARSFHWLLAGLGVTGIVYGVLVALAQTNLRRLLAYSSISHVGLVVLGLASFSLQGVQGAVFQLLNFTLVAGGLFCLAGFLQHRFGSTDLIHLGGLARPMPKAAIFFLLLGLGGLGMPLTSGFPAELLLLQGALSSHMGAGLAALGGGIISAAYFLGFYRQAFLGPLRHPYLSRGPDLLPREFLVLGVLGILLLVGGFFPRLILGFTRMAAEGWIQRLTTP, encoded by the coding sequence ATGATGGATATGCCCTATCTGAGTCTGTTGATCGCGTTGCCGCTAGTGGGGGCGGTGTTGCTGGGGGTGGTTCCAGTGAGAGGTCGAATTCGGGAGGTAGCCCTGCTTGTGACTCTGGTGGAATTGGCCTTGGCCCTGGCCACCCTGATGGCGGTGGATCCTAATTCCCACGCCTTTCAATTACAGGAAGAACTCCCCTGGATCCCAGACCTGAACATCCATTACCGAGTAGGGGTGGATGGCCTCTCCGCGCTTTTTCTGCCATTTACCGCCCTGCTCTTTGCTGGGGTGATCGTTGCCTCTCCGGTGATTCAAATCTTGCCTCGGCTTCACTTCTCTATGCTTTTGTTCTTAGAGGGGGCCACCATAGGGGTGTTTACCGCCTTGGACACGATGCTCTTCTTTCTGTTTTGGGAGCTGACCTTGGCACCGGTCTACTTTCTAGTGAGCTTGTGGGGTATCGGTCCTCGCCGTCGGGAGGCAGCGACTAAGTACACACTGCTGATGTTAGTCGGGGGTGTACCCCTTTTATTCGGTTTCCTGATGGCTGCCTTGGCTCATGTCGAGCCGCTGTTCGATCTACCCTCCCTCCTTGCGCATCCTTTGCCTCCCTCTCTCCAGACCATGGTTTTTCTGCTCTTACTGGTGGGATTTGGGGTAAAGACCCCGGTTTTGCCTTTTCATACCTGGCTACCCAGCGTGGCGATGCAAGGTCCAACTGGGGTGGTGGCAGTGATGACCGGTCTCAAACTGGGGGCTTACGGGCTGCTGCGCTTTGCCATTCCCATGGCCCCGGAGGCGGCTCGTAGCTTTCACTGGTTGCTGGCGGGATTGGGGGTGACGGGTATTGTCTATGGCGTTTTGGTTGCCCTAGCGCAGACCAATCTTCGCCGTTTGCTCGCTTACTCCAGCATCAGTCATGTAGGTCTAGTGGTGCTGGGGCTTGCTTCGTTCTCACTTCAGGGGGTGCAGGGAGCAGTATTCCAGCTTCTCAATTTCACCCTGGTGGCGGGTGGGCTCTTTTGTTTGGCGGGATTTCTTCAGCATCGTTTCGGCTCCACCGACCTTATCCACCTAGGGGGGTTGGCGCGTCCTATGCCAAAGGCCGCCATTTTTTTCCTACTGCTGGGATTAGGTGGTCTAGGGATGCCACTGACCTCGGGTTTTCCTGCCGAGTTACTTCTTTTGCAGGGTGCCCTGTCCTCTCACATGGGGGCCGGTCTGGCCGCTCTAGGTGGAGGCATCATCAGTGCGGCCTATTTCTTGGGTTTCTACCGTCAAGCCTTTCTTGGTCCGCTTCGTCACCCCTACCTAAGCCGAGGACCAGACTTACTACCTCGGGAGTTTCTGGTGCTGGGGGTGCTGGGTATTTTGTTGTTGGTCGGTGGATTCTTTCCGAGATTAATCCTTGGTTTTACTCGAATGGCCGCTGAGGGATGGATCCAAAGATTAACAACACCGTAA